From the endosymbiont of Bathymodiolus septemdierum str. Myojin knoll genome, one window contains:
- the glnD gene encoding [protein-PII] uridylyltransferase codes for MELSTFKARYQALQASLVVDFLNNPNSVDALVQRRSDEVDILLCDIWQAFEVSGQLCLAAVGGYGRRELHLHSDIDLLILIPNGAHDTHQKKLSKFLTFLWDVGLEVGHATRDIADCMKNIHDLSVVTNLSESRILTGKESLFMRMKAMIKSSDWSSQSFFVGKQKEQHNRHLNYSNSAYNLEPNLKESPGGLRDIQTVAWVAKWYFDVDLLSDLVDKEYLTQDEYNLLIEAQSFLWKVRFALHVIAKRREDRVAFQYQRGVAKVLGYADGDSMAVEQFMREYYQTATKVARLNDILLQLFEESVLHTQHLNKRFVISHGYIYMTESTVFSRYPSAFIEIFLLVAKHNYVTGISADTLRQMQKDIGLIDKNYYKKRQNNRLFIELLQQKKGVNKALKLMNRYAVLERYIPAFGKITGLMQYDLFHAYTVDQHTLFVIRNLRRFFVTEFAKEFALCSEIAATIVKPELLFLAGLFHDIAKGRGGNHAILGAKDAQDFLKHHRFKAKDISLVSGLVEQHLLMTQVAQKQDLEDFEVINQFAKTVKSVEFLEFLYLLTVADIRATKADLWNDWKDSLLKKLFYKTKQQLQEKPKPPSLNGQVKKIEKALIGAVIQQGYDSVQVKKILDTLPKDYFLRYQVDDILWHLQCLTRQSDKGVKVISRLSEHNVVDIFVHSEDSKGLFFKMVSIIEKLGLDIVDAKILTSKDNKSYNTISVLQDEILDNININQVIKTQLTQWVKNSVDISKMIEKYTHRHFDHKMKIEFSYNNKWDLTKVEVSMIDKQGLLSNIAHIFYELNIHLMNARISTMGERVEDVFFISNADNKPLNKAEETQLKQYFQEKL; via the coding sequence ATGGAGCTGTCCACTTTTAAAGCAAGATATCAAGCGTTGCAAGCCTCGTTGGTGGTGGATTTTTTAAACAACCCTAATTCCGTAGATGCCTTAGTGCAAAGGCGCAGTGATGAGGTGGATATCTTGTTGTGTGATATTTGGCAAGCCTTTGAAGTTAGTGGGCAATTGTGTTTAGCTGCAGTAGGTGGTTATGGTCGCCGTGAGTTACATTTGCATTCAGATATTGATTTATTGATATTAATTCCGAATGGTGCACACGATACGCATCAGAAAAAACTTTCTAAGTTTTTAACTTTTTTATGGGATGTTGGACTTGAAGTTGGACATGCAACCCGTGATATTGCCGACTGTATGAAAAATATACACGATTTGAGTGTGGTAACAAATTTGTCCGAATCGCGTATTTTGACGGGTAAAGAATCCTTATTTATGAGAATGAAGGCGATGATTAAATCCAGTGATTGGTCTTCTCAATCGTTTTTTGTCGGTAAGCAAAAAGAACAGCATAATCGCCATTTGAATTATTCTAATAGCGCTTATAACTTAGAGCCAAATTTAAAAGAAAGCCCTGGTGGCCTGCGTGATATTCAAACGGTAGCGTGGGTGGCAAAGTGGTATTTTGATGTGGATTTACTCTCTGATTTAGTAGATAAAGAGTATTTGACGCAGGATGAATATAATTTACTCATTGAGGCGCAGTCATTTTTGTGGAAGGTGCGTTTTGCCTTGCATGTGATTGCCAAGCGTCGTGAAGACAGAGTGGCATTTCAGTATCAGCGCGGGGTGGCAAAGGTATTGGGTTATGCTGATGGTGACTCGATGGCAGTTGAACAGTTCATGCGTGAATATTATCAGACTGCAACAAAAGTGGCGCGCCTCAATGATATTTTGCTACAATTATTTGAAGAAAGCGTCCTACATACCCAGCATTTGAACAAGCGTTTTGTCATCAGTCATGGGTATATTTATATGACTGAGAGTACGGTCTTTAGTCGCTACCCATCTGCATTTATTGAGATTTTCTTATTGGTAGCTAAGCATAATTATGTTACTGGTATTAGTGCAGATACACTTAGACAAATGCAGAAGGACATTGGTTTAATTGACAAAAATTATTACAAAAAACGCCAAAACAATCGTTTATTTATTGAATTATTACAACAGAAAAAAGGTGTTAATAAGGCACTCAAACTGATGAATCGTTATGCTGTATTAGAACGCTATATCCCTGCTTTTGGTAAAATAACAGGCTTGATGCAGTATGATTTATTTCATGCTTATACGGTGGACCAGCACACTTTATTTGTCATTCGTAACCTTAGGCGTTTTTTTGTTACCGAGTTTGCTAAAGAGTTTGCGTTGTGTAGTGAAATTGCAGCGACTATTGTTAAACCTGAACTGTTGTTTTTAGCAGGTTTATTTCATGACATTGCCAAGGGTAGAGGTGGAAATCATGCAATTTTAGGTGCAAAGGATGCGCAAGATTTCCTCAAACATCATCGCTTTAAAGCCAAGGACATCTCTTTAGTATCAGGTTTAGTAGAGCAACATTTACTAATGACGCAAGTTGCACAAAAGCAAGATTTAGAAGATTTTGAGGTCATTAATCAATTTGCTAAAACAGTGAAATCCGTTGAATTTTTAGAATTTTTGTATTTACTGACGGTAGCAGATATTCGCGCTACTAAAGCAGATTTGTGGAATGATTGGAAGGATTCATTGCTTAAAAAACTCTTCTATAAAACCAAGCAACAATTACAAGAAAAACCTAAGCCACCGAGTTTGAATGGTCAAGTTAAAAAGATAGAGAAAGCATTGATAGGGGCAGTCATTCAACAGGGATACGATAGTGTGCAGGTGAAAAAAATATTAGATACCTTGCCAAAAGATTATTTTCTACGCTATCAAGTAGATGATATTTTATGGCATCTTCAGTGTCTTACTCGGCAAAGTGACAAAGGTGTTAAGGTTATCAGTCGTTTGTCAGAGCATAATGTGGTGGATATTTTTGTCCATAGCGAGGATAGTAAAGGCTTGTTTTTTAAGATGGTGAGTATTATTGAAAAATTAGGCTTGGATATTGTTGATGCAAAGATTTTAACTAGTAAGGACAATAAATCCTACAATACAATTAGTGTTTTACAAGATGAAATTCTAGACAATATCAATATTAATCAAGTGATAAAAACGCAGTTAACGCAGTGGGTCAAAAACAGCGTTGATATTAGTAAAATGATTGAGAAATATACGCATCGCCACTTTGACCATAAGATGAAGATTGAATTTTCGTATAATAATAAATGGGATTTGACTAAAGTTGAGGTTAGCATGATTGACAAACAAGGCTTACTATCTAATATTGCCCATATTTTTTATGAGCTGAATATTCACTTGATGAATGCGCGCATTTCCACTATGGGTGAACGAGTAGAAGATGTTTTCTTTATTAGTAATGCCGATAACAAACCACTTAATAAGGCAGAAGAGACGCAGTTAAAACAGTATTTCCAAGAAAAATTATAA
- the rho gene encoding transcription termination factor Rho codes for MKLSDLKRSTAEELLELAQSLGIENIARAKKQTLIFSILKSKASNDEEVIGDGVLDILQEGYGFLRSADDSYVSGPDDIYVSPNQIRRFNLSTGDVVAGKIRAPKKGEKYFALVKVYEVNDEEPDKIRNRIPFASLTPLHPEERITLEIGNGGTEDITARIIDLIAPFGKGQRGLLVAPPKAGKTMIMQNIATSISRNNPECELIVLLIDERPEEVTEMARTVRGEVVASTFDESAKRHVQVAEIVIEKAKRRAEQGKDVIILLDSITRLARAYNTVAPSSGKVLTGGVDANALQRPKRFFGAARNIENGGSITIIATALVDTGSKMDEVIYQEFKGTGNMELHLERRLSEKRIFPAININASGTRREELITDEKELQKMWILRKILHPMDTVEAAEFLIDRLKLTKTNDEFFASMAQKK; via the coding sequence ATGAAATTATCTGACTTAAAACGCTCGACGGCTGAAGAATTATTAGAATTAGCACAATCTCTTGGCATTGAAAACATTGCTAGGGCTAAAAAACAAACCCTTATTTTTTCTATTTTAAAGAGCAAAGCCTCTAATGATGAAGAGGTGATTGGTGATGGTGTGTTGGATATTTTACAAGAGGGCTATGGATTTTTAAGGTCGGCAGATGATTCTTATGTCTCTGGACCAGATGATATTTATGTGTCTCCAAATCAAATTCGTCGCTTCAATCTTTCAACAGGTGATGTGGTTGCGGGCAAGATTCGTGCGCCAAAGAAGGGTGAGAAGTATTTTGCCTTAGTGAAAGTTTACGAGGTGAATGACGAAGAACCGGATAAGATTAGAAATCGCATTCCTTTTGCTTCACTCACGCCACTGCACCCTGAAGAGCGTATTACTTTAGAGATTGGTAATGGCGGCACAGAGGATATCACTGCTCGTATTATTGATTTGATTGCCCCTTTTGGTAAAGGACAAAGAGGGTTGCTGGTTGCACCACCTAAAGCAGGTAAAACCATGATTATGCAAAACATTGCCACCTCTATTTCTCGTAATAATCCAGAGTGCGAGCTAATTGTCTTGCTAATTGACGAGCGCCCTGAAGAGGTTACAGAAATGGCACGCACAGTGCGCGGTGAAGTAGTCGCCTCTACCTTTGACGAGTCGGCAAAACGCCATGTGCAAGTAGCTGAAATCGTCATTGAAAAAGCCAAGCGTCGTGCAGAACAGGGTAAGGATGTGATTATTTTATTAGACTCCATTACCCGTTTAGCTCGTGCTTATAATACCGTTGCACCCTCTTCGGGTAAGGTGTTAACAGGTGGTGTGGATGCCAATGCATTACAAAGACCTAAGCGTTTTTTTGGTGCAGCAAGAAACATTGAGAATGGCGGCAGTATCACCATTATTGCTACCGCTTTGGTGGATACTGGTTCCAAAATGGACGAGGTGATTTATCAAGAGTTTAAAGGTACTGGTAACATGGAGCTGCATCTTGAGCGTCGTTTGAGCGAAAAACGCATTTTCCCAGCGATTAATATTAATGCGTCTGGCACACGCCGTGAAGAGTTGATTACCGATGAAAAAGAACTGCAAAAAATGTGGATTTTACGCAAAATCCTACACCCGATGGATACCGTAGAGGCGGCAGAATTTTTGATTGACCGTTTAAAACTAACCAAAACCAACGATGAGTTTTTTGCCTCTATGGCGCAGAAAAAATAA
- the lptF gene encoding LPS export ABC transporter permease LptF: protein MKILKSISTFQQAYYLINTIIAKYVMRNVWVLLGAIFLIISLVIFGNQVVLMLKESLKYGIATADLFPLIAFNMIRDIPLILSLSLFLAIILAISKLYKDSEAIIMNSFGVGDKHFMLFIQPVVLSAFTFILLLTTLVVPWTKEQKSLITHRNANISGFAFIKQKEFQKFKGDDIIFYANKVEEGDGKIQQTMKDVFIYTLINDKPIITLAKEAQKYTNLNTQSVYLHLKEGTRYHGFPDDLNKRILNFDLYDLQIVDGEKQNNTPKFTRVESQSTMDLLFSSKPKDAAEFQWRISQALSVFILSFLGVLLGKASPRGGKNLGLLFGIAIFILYNNALMVAKSTLERGEVAAWIGLWWVHFLMFVIIILLYGYRHEKFRTVSRFFLKRVK, encoded by the coding sequence ATGAAGATACTCAAAAGCATATCTACCTTTCAGCAGGCTTATTATTTAATTAATACCATTATTGCAAAGTATGTTATGCGCAATGTGTGGGTGCTTCTAGGCGCAATTTTTTTGATTATCAGTTTGGTTATTTTTGGCAATCAAGTGGTGCTAATGCTAAAAGAAAGCCTGAAATATGGTATTGCTACTGCTGATTTGTTTCCATTAATTGCTTTTAATATGATTAGAGATATTCCTTTAATCTTATCCTTATCCTTATTTTTAGCTATCATCTTAGCAATTAGCAAATTGTACAAAGATTCAGAAGCAATTATTATGAATTCATTTGGTGTTGGCGATAAGCATTTTATGCTGTTTATTCAGCCTGTGGTATTGTCGGCATTTACTTTTATTTTATTGCTGACTACATTGGTGGTGCCTTGGACTAAAGAACAAAAAAGTTTAATTACACACCGTAATGCTAATATTTCGGGATTTGCTTTTATCAAGCAAAAAGAGTTTCAAAAATTCAAGGGTGATGATATTATTTTTTATGCCAATAAGGTTGAAGAGGGAGATGGTAAGATACAACAGACAATGAAAGATGTGTTTATTTATACTTTAATAAATGACAAGCCTATTATTACTTTGGCAAAGGAAGCGCAAAAATACACCAACCTAAATACTCAAAGTGTTTACTTGCATTTAAAGGAGGGTACGCGTTATCACGGATTCCCTGACGATCTTAATAAGCGTATTCTGAATTTTGATTTGTATGATCTGCAGATTGTCGATGGTGAAAAACAAAACAATACACCTAAATTCACACGAGTCGAATCGCAAAGTACGATGGATTTGCTTTTTTCCAGTAAACCCAAGGACGCTGCAGAATTTCAATGGCGTATTTCACAGGCACTGAGTGTTTTCATTTTGTCATTTTTGGGTGTGTTATTGGGAAAGGCCTCCCCTAGAGGTGGAAAAAACTTAGGTCTATTATTTGGTATTGCTATCTTTATTTTGTATAACAATGCTTTAATGGTGGCTAAATCTACACTAGAGCGCGGTGAGGTGGCTGCGTGGATTGGATTATGGTGGGTGCATTTTCTGATGTTTGTTATTATTATTCTTTTGTATGGCTATAGACATGAAAAATTCAGAACAGTGTCAAGATTTTTCCTCAAGCGTGTAAAATAA
- the queF gene encoding preQ(1) synthase has translation MSTQPCKVLEVFDNPNPERDYVIQIDMPEFTCLCPKTGQPDFATLHLEYIADKACVELKSLKMYIWSFRDEGAFHEAVTNQILADLVAATNPRFMRLKAIFNVRGGVYTTVIAEHQQAGWVPKPIVSL, from the coding sequence ATGTCGACCCAACCTTGTAAAGTTTTAGAAGTTTTTGACAATCCAAATCCTGAGCGTGATTATGTCATTCAAATTGATATGCCAGAATTTACCTGTCTTTGCCCAAAAACAGGGCAGCCTGATTTTGCGACACTGCACTTAGAATATATTGCGGATAAGGCGTGCGTTGAACTTAAATCTTTGAAGATGTACATTTGGTCGTTTCGTGATGAAGGTGCATTTCATGAGGCGGTAACCAATCAAATCTTAGCAGATTTAGTAGCAGCCACTAACCCACGCTTTATGCGCCTTAAAGCGATTTTCAATGTGCGTGGCGGTGTTTATACTACGGTCATTGCTGAACATCAGCAAGCAGGTTGGGTACCCAAGCCTATTGTCAGCCTGTAA
- the pcnB gene encoding polynucleotide adenylyltransferase PcnB, producing the protein MFTKGEKPATGEPVRQFIEFDKNLIDKNAIKVVSIIHKAGYEVYLVGGCVRDLLLDLKPKDFDIATNAKPEQVNKLFKRSRLIGRRFRLVHVLFSARDFLEVATFRSGKVQTAKNGVIVRDNHYGRIEDDVMRRDFNINALYYDLQKKEVIDYVGGLKDIAAGEIHMIGNAKKRFAEDPVRMIRAIRFAEKLGSEMSEEIKTAIFKQAHLLGNISSARLYEECIKLFQNEYSFAVYEQLEEYGLLKYLFKQTHKNDFIKKACNNTSERIKLGKPVTPAFLFAVFLWQAQNERFALIKRKQRSFHLAQLQACDEAIVNQIKQVSMPRYLTSKIKDVWMMQSKLEKIQPKKVQSLLDNRSFRMAYDFLLLRSQSINPELKKAVDFWTKAQE; encoded by the coding sequence ATGTTCACAAAAGGCGAAAAACCTGCCACCGGAGAACCTGTCCGTCAATTTATTGAGTTTGATAAAAATCTGATAGATAAAAATGCCATTAAAGTTGTTAGTATTATTCACAAAGCTGGTTATGAAGTCTATCTAGTTGGCGGCTGCGTTAGGGACTTATTGCTCGATTTGAAGCCAAAAGACTTTGATATTGCCACCAATGCAAAACCCGAGCAAGTTAATAAACTATTTAAGCGTTCTCGTCTTATTGGTAGACGCTTTCGTTTGGTGCATGTATTATTCAGTGCCCGTGATTTTCTTGAAGTGGCAACCTTTCGTTCTGGTAAAGTGCAAACTGCTAAGAATGGTGTAATTGTGCGTGATAATCATTATGGCAGAATAGAGGACGATGTGATGCGTCGGGATTTTAACATTAATGCTTTATATTACGATCTTCAGAAAAAAGAAGTGATTGACTATGTCGGCGGTTTAAAAGATATTGCAGCTGGTGAAATTCATATGATTGGCAATGCCAAAAAACGCTTTGCAGAAGATCCAGTGAGAATGATTCGTGCCATTCGTTTTGCTGAAAAACTGGGCTCAGAAATGAGCGAAGAAATTAAAACAGCCATCTTTAAACAAGCGCATTTATTGGGCAATATTTCTTCGGCTCGTTTGTATGAAGAGTGTATTAAATTGTTCCAAAATGAATATTCATTTGCGGTGTATGAGCAGTTAGAAGAATATGGTTTACTTAAATATTTGTTTAAGCAAACGCATAAAAATGATTTTATTAAGAAAGCCTGTAATAATACTTCTGAGCGTATTAAATTGGGCAAGCCAGTGACACCTGCTTTCTTGTTCGCGGTGTTTTTATGGCAGGCACAAAATGAACGCTTTGCTTTGATTAAAAGAAAGCAACGCTCTTTCCATTTAGCGCAGTTGCAAGCTTGTGATGAAGCAATCGTCAATCAAATTAAACAAGTATCAATGCCAAGATACCTTACTTCTAAAATCAAAGATGTATGGATGATGCAATCTAAATTAGAGAAAATACAGCCTAAAAAAGTACAGTCTTTATTGGACAATCGTAGCTTTAGAATGGCGTATGATTTTTTGCTTTTGCGTTCGCAGAGTATCAACCCTGAATTGAAAAAAGCAGTTGATTTTTGGACCAAAGCGCAAGAATGA
- a CDS encoding SDR family NAD(P)-dependent oxidoreductase, with protein MKSVLITGCSSGIGLCVAQGLRQVGYQVFATARKAQDVVTLKDQGFDAYQLDLSSSESIKSAIEAIFKQTNTLYGLIHNGAYGQVGALEDISRQALEAQFQTNVFGWHELTNLVLPKMKQRNEGRIVYLSSILGFVAMPFRGSYNASKFAIEGLVNTLRLELSHTNIQLSLIQPGPIESDFRINAYKAFSKNVDMENSDYHMNYKKMIVRLRSKELADFTLPTEAVLKCCLHALSAKNPKIHYRVTFPTKLFAFLIRILPTRWMDKILNKAGGGGER; from the coding sequence ATGAAATCGGTTTTAATCACAGGCTGCTCGAGTGGTATCGGTTTATGTGTTGCACAAGGGTTAAGGCAGGTAGGTTATCAAGTATTTGCCACCGCTAGGAAAGCACAAGATGTGGTAACACTTAAAGACCAAGGTTTCGATGCTTATCAACTTGATTTAAGCTCATCAGAGTCTATTAAGTCTGCTATTGAGGCTATTTTTAAGCAAACAAACACGCTTTATGGTTTAATTCACAATGGTGCATACGGACAAGTGGGGGCGCTAGAAGATATTTCTCGTCAGGCGCTTGAAGCGCAATTTCAAACCAATGTGTTTGGCTGGCACGAATTGACCAATTTGGTTTTGCCAAAAATGAAGCAGAGGAACGAAGGTCGTATTGTTTATTTGAGCTCAATATTGGGCTTTGTGGCAATGCCATTTCGTGGTTCTTATAATGCGTCAAAATTTGCAATTGAAGGTTTGGTAAATACGCTTAGATTAGAGTTGTCGCATACCAATATACAATTATCACTCATTCAGCCTGGACCGATTGAATCTGACTTTAGAATCAACGCCTATAAAGCATTCAGTAAAAATGTAGATATGGAAAATAGTGATTATCACATGAATTATAAGAAGATGATTGTACGATTGCGTTCAAAAGAATTAGCAGACTTTACATTACCTACGGAAGCAGTGCTAAAATGTTGCCTACATGCACTCAGTGCAAAAAATCCAAAAATTCATTATCGAGTAACTTTTCCAACGAAATTATTTGCATTTTTGATTAGAATATTACCAACAAGATGGATGGATAAAATACTTAATAAAGCCGGTGGCGGTGGAGAAAGATAA
- a CDS encoding exodeoxyribonuclease VII small subunit has translation MTKKFDFNKGLEKLESIVQTMEEGDLSLEDSLKYFEDGVKLTRQCQTALSEAEQKIAVLSADDGYQSEKPLGE, from the coding sequence ATGACAAAAAAATTTGATTTTAATAAAGGTTTGGAAAAATTAGAAAGCATTGTACAAACCATGGAAGAAGGTGATTTGAGTTTAGAGGATTCATTAAAATACTTTGAGGACGGCGTTAAACTAACGCGTCAATGTCAAACTGCGCTCAGCGAAGCAGAGCAAAAAATTGCTGTTTTAAGTGCCGATGATGGTTATCAATCTGAGAAACCTTTAGGCGAATAA
- a CDS encoding polyprenyl synthetase family protein, with product MNYTERVNQHLDRYLSNQGSLTEAMRYSVLSGGKRFRPILTYTVANTFGTSLDLADSSACAVELIHAYSLIHDDLPAMDDDDIRHNQPACHKKFGEAQAILTGDGLQALAFEVLASDQLLPTKTRINTLQALTHAAFEMAEGQSIDLGVASKTIGIETLKNMHRKKTGALLSCSVQLGVLVSGCSNEDAQILNQFSEHIGLAYQIQDDVLDVLTPEEVLGKKQHSDIDKNKPTYPSLLGLSESKAEYESLYQQAFSSLGELSVDTTKLQALTKRLQSRAF from the coding sequence ATGAACTACACCGAACGCGTTAATCAACATTTAGACAGATATTTATCCAATCAAGGCAGCCTAACCGAAGCGATGCGTTATAGTGTATTGTCGGGTGGAAAGCGTTTTCGACCAATTCTGACTTATACCGTTGCCAATACTTTTGGAACCAGCCTTGATTTGGCAGATTCCAGTGCTTGCGCTGTAGAGCTCATTCATGCTTATTCTTTGATTCATGATGATTTGCCTGCAATGGATGATGATGATATTCGTCATAATCAGCCCGCTTGTCACAAAAAATTTGGTGAAGCGCAGGCAATCTTAACGGGCGACGGATTGCAAGCCTTGGCTTTTGAAGTACTGGCAAGCGATCAATTGTTGCCTACGAAGACAAGAATTAATACCTTACAGGCATTAACACACGCTGCTTTTGAAATGGCAGAAGGGCAGTCAATTGACCTTGGTGTAGCGTCAAAAACCATTGGTATTGAAACTTTAAAAAATATGCACAGAAAGAAGACTGGTGCCTTACTTAGTTGCTCTGTGCAATTAGGTGTGCTGGTGTCTGGATGTAGTAATGAGGATGCGCAAATTCTCAATCAATTCTCTGAGCATATTGGTCTGGCTTATCAAATCCAAGATGATGTTTTAGATGTACTTACCCCCGAAGAAGTTTTAGGTAAAAAGCAACATTCCGATATTGATAAAAACAAGCCTACTTATCCGTCTTTACTGGGCTTGAGTGAGTCAAAGGCTGAATATGAAAGTTTATACCAGCAAGCATTTTCTAGCCTCGGTGAATTGAGCGTGGATACTACGAAATTACAAGCGTTAACAAAAAGATTACAGAGTAGGGCGTTCTAA
- a CDS encoding beta-ketoacyl-ACP synthase III, whose amino-acid sequence MSKFARIIGTGSYLPPKVVTNDDLSKTIDTTNEWITTRTGIQERRIVENESTCDLAEIAAKNALEMAGINANELDLIILATTTPDKIFPATATMLQNALGANCPAFDLQSVCAGFIFALTTAEQYIKTGAASKVLVVGSETLSRIVNWKDRSTAVLFGDGAGAVVLEGSKETGILHSKLFSDGSYLSSLQVSNERINEVGFIEMAGNEVFKIAVNRLSTLAENTLKACNMTSEQLDWMVPHQANIRIISAVAKRIKMPMNKVIVTLPKHGNTSAASIPLALDIAVRDGRIQKGHNLLLEGIGGGFSWGSVLLKF is encoded by the coding sequence ATGAGTAAATTTGCACGCATTATTGGCACAGGCTCTTATCTGCCACCCAAAGTGGTAACCAATGACGATTTATCTAAAACCATCGACACCACAAATGAATGGATTACCACACGCACTGGGATTCAAGAAAGGCGTATTGTTGAAAATGAAAGCACTTGTGATTTAGCCGAAATTGCTGCCAAAAATGCACTTGAAATGGCAGGCATTAATGCCAACGAGTTAGATTTAATTATTTTAGCCACAACCACGCCTGATAAAATATTCCCAGCAACGGCAACCATGCTACAAAATGCACTGGGCGCTAACTGCCCTGCTTTTGATTTACAATCTGTTTGTGCGGGCTTTATCTTTGCCTTGACCACTGCAGAACAGTATATTAAAACCGGTGCTGCCAGTAAAGTTTTGGTTGTTGGTAGTGAAACCTTATCCCGTATTGTTAACTGGAAGGACCGCAGTACCGCTGTTTTATTCGGCGATGGTGCGGGCGCTGTTGTACTTGAAGGTAGCAAAGAAACAGGCATCTTACACTCAAAACTCTTTAGTGATGGTAGTTACCTTTCATCTCTGCAAGTTAGCAACGAGCGTATTAATGAGGTTGGATTTATTGAAATGGCAGGCAATGAAGTTTTTAAAATTGCTGTCAATCGCCTATCTACTTTAGCAGAAAATACACTTAAAGCATGTAATATGACCTCAGAACAACTGGACTGGATGGTGCCACATCAGGCAAATATTCGTATTATTTCAGCAGTTGCTAAGCGTATCAAAATGCCAATGAATAAAGTCATTGTCACCCTGCCCAAACATGGCAACACCTCCGCTGCTTCCATTCCATTGGCATTAGATATAGCAGTGCGTGATGGTCGCATTCAAAAAGGTCATAACCTACTCTTAGAAGGTATTGGCGGCGGTTTTAGTTGGGGTAGTGTTCTGCTTAAGTTCTAA
- the plsX gene encoding phosphate acyltransferase PlsX, whose product MAIKVSIDASGGDCGIPVTVVAGIKALSVFSDLHLVFVGDINNIQAELDKNSDAQKFTDRFSITHASETVAMNESPSIALRKKKDSSMRVAINLVKEGTVDACVSAGNTGALMAISRFVLKTIKGIDRPAIMGRMPTMNGHTHMLDLGANVDSKPEALLEFAVMGSIAVKYTDNITSPTIGLLNIGEEEMKGNENIKKTSELLKASNLNYTGFVEGDDIYKGTVDLVVCDGFEGNVALKASEGVASMMGHYLKKSFNKNIFTKIIALVATPVLKDFKASLDPGKYNGASLLGLRGIVIKSHGGAGVDSFFQAIKEAYLEVNAKIIKKIESQVALELEATKS is encoded by the coding sequence ATGGCAATCAAGGTATCTATTGATGCCTCAGGGGGGGATTGCGGAATACCCGTAACTGTTGTAGCAGGTATTAAAGCCTTGAGTGTGTTTTCAGATTTACATTTAGTTTTTGTCGGTGATATTAATAATATCCAAGCAGAATTAGATAAAAATAGCGACGCTCAAAAATTTACAGACCGTTTCAGCATCACGCACGCCAGTGAAACGGTCGCAATGAATGAATCCCCTTCCATTGCGCTACGCAAAAAGAAAGACTCTTCTATGCGTGTTGCTATTAATCTCGTTAAAGAAGGGACTGTAGATGCCTGCGTGAGCGCAGGTAATACTGGTGCGCTAATGGCAATTTCTCGTTTCGTTCTTAAAACCATTAAAGGCATTGACCGCCCTGCAATTATGGGTCGTATGCCAACCATGAATGGACATACGCACATGTTGGATTTAGGTGCGAATGTAGATTCTAAGCCCGAAGCTTTGCTTGAATTTGCCGTCATGGGCTCTATTGCGGTTAAATATACTGACAACATAACCTCGCCAACCATTGGACTACTTAATATTGGCGAAGAAGAGATGAAAGGCAACGAAAATATCAAGAAAACTTCAGAATTACTCAAAGCATCCAATCTTAATTACACTGGCTTTGTCGAAGGGGACGATATTTACAAAGGTACGGTTGATCTGGTAGTTTGCGATGGCTTTGAAGGTAATGTTGCCCTAAAAGCCAGTGAAGGTGTTGCATCAATGATGGGTCACTATCTTAAAAAATCCTTTAACAAAAATATTTTTACCAAAATTATTGCACTCGTTGCCACCCCAGTTTTAAAAGATTTTAAAGCCAGTCTTGACCCTGGAAAATACAATGGTGCCAGTCTTTTAGGTTTGCGAGGTATTGTCATTAAAAGCCATGGAGGTGCAGGTGTAGATTCATTTTTTCAAGCCATTAAAGAAGCTTATTTAGAGGTTAACGCCAAAATCATTAAAAAAATAGAATCCCAGGTGGCGTTAGAATTGGAAGCGACAAAATCATGA
- the rpmF gene encoding 50S ribosomal protein L32: MAVQKSRKTPSKRGMRRSHNALTSPALSEDQETGETHLRHHITADGYYRGKKIINKDIPEVEA, from the coding sequence ATGGCCGTACAAAAAAGTAGAAAAACCCCATCAAAGAGAGGCATGCGTCGTTCGCATAATGCACTAACTAGCCCAGCTTTATCTGAAGATCAAGAAACCGGTGAAACACATTTACGCCACCATATTACGGCCGATGGCTATTACCGTGGTAAAAAAATCATCAATAAAGACATTCCAGAAGTAGAAGCTTAA